ATAGTTGTTTGTGCCATCAAGCTCTTTCATGATAGCATCGATCTCGGCTTGATTGTATGGACTGAGTCCTACAAGCTCATCCGCAATGGCCACTTCCACATTTTCACACGCTTTCAAAACACCCTTGCCACCAAATCGATCATCACCGTCTCGAAGCTCCAACGCTTCCCTTTTCCCCGTACTCGCACCACTCGGTACAATAGCGCTTGCCACCGTTCCATCACTCAAAATTACCGTCGCTTTTACCGTTGGGTTTCCTCTACTGTCCAAAACTTCTTGCGCAGCAATATTGTCAATATAAACCATCGATTCTCCTTTATTCTTCGCTCATTTCATTTTCTGGTACCATCATCACGCTATCATCCATTCCCATGGCTCGCCTGATCTCATTTTCGATCTCTTGTGCAACTTCGGGATGCTCTTTGAGATAGGCTTTGGCGTTTTCTCTACCTTGTCCCAATTTTATATCTTTGTAACTGAACCAGCTTCCGCTTTTATCGATGATGTCCATCTTCACACCATAATCGATAAGTTCCCCTTCTTTACTGATGCCTTCGCCAAACATGATGTCGAATTCAGCCTGTCTAAACGGCGGGGCCACTTTGTTTTTCACCACTTTTGCGCGTACTCTGTTTCCTATTTGACTCTCACCCTGCTTGAGCGTAGCGATTCTTCGCACATCTACTCGCACGGATGCATAAAACTTGAGGGCGTTCCCTCCTGTAGTGGTCTCAGGGGTACCGTATCCCATAGCCCCTATTTTCATACGGATCTGGTTGATGAAAATGACTGTTGTGTCCATTTTGTGGACAACACCGGTGAGCTTTCTCAGAGCCTGGCTCATGAGTCTTGCCTGAAGACCCATATGGGAATCCCCCATCTCCCCTTCGATCTCCGCTTTCGGTGTCAAAGCCGCTACGGAGTCGATAACGATCACATCCACCGCTCCGCTTCGCGCAATGGTTTCGACAATATCGAGAGCTTGCTCTCCAAAATCTGGCTGAGAAACCAGCAGATTGTCGATATCGACACCGAGATTTTTCGCATACAGTACATCAAGAGCGTGTTCTGCATCGATAAAAGCAGCTACACCTCCCTTTTTTTGCGCTTCAGCGATAATTTGAAGAGCCAATGTGGTCTTACCCGAACTCTCAGGCCCATATATCTCAACGATTCTTCCTTTTGGAACACCTCCGATTCCAAGAGCAAGATCGAGCCCCAGCGAACCGGTCGAGATCGATTCGATCGGCTCAATCTGCTTGTCACCAAGCTTGACAAGTGCTCCTTTCCCAAAAGCCTTGTCGATCTGTTTAATAGCAAGATCCAATGCTTTTTGCTTATTCGTATCCATTTGTCCCTCTTGAAAATATTTTTGAATATTTTAGCTTTTTTTAAGTAAAATATCCATAAAAATCTTAGAAAGGCTCTAATGTCCACCTATACCGTCGCCCACTCACCCGATGCAGATGATATCTTTATGTTTTACGCCATCAAATTTGGCTGGATCAGCTCCAAAGAGATCAGATTTGAAAATATAGCCCTCGATATCGAAACCCTCAATGAGAAAGCCTTGGAAAATTTTTACGACATCACCGCTATTAGCTTCGCGCTCTATCCGAAAATAAGAAACGAATATGCTCTTTTGAAAACAGCGGTCAGCTTCGGACAAGGGTATGGACCGAAACTAATCAAAAAAAAGGGAAAGAGACTCAAAAAAAATTTCAAGGTGGCCTTGAGCGGCCGATACACCACAAACGCCATGCTCTTTCGTATCGCCTATCCTGAAGCGAGACCGGTTTACATGAATTTTTTAGAGATTGAAAAAGCTGTTTTGGATGGAAATGTGGATGCAGGGGTCTTAATCCATGAATCGATTTTGAATTTCGATGAGAGCCTGGAGGTAGAGCGCGAGATTTGGGATATCTGGGTGGAACTAGCAAAAAAGGAGCTGCCGCTGCCTCTTGGCGGTATGGCTTTGAGACGCTCCATCCCCCTCAATAAAGCGATTGAAAGTGAAAGGATGCTTATCAAAGCCGTGGAAGTCGCCCACAATCACGGCAAACTCCTTTCCCGTATGCTTCTAGAGAGAAATCTTGTTCGCGTGGATGACAAGCAGCTCGAAAAATATCTGAGCCTTTATGCCAATGAACACTCCATCGAAATGAATGAAAGGCAATATGAAGCGCTTGATACCCTTTTTGCCATAGGATATGAACATGGGTTGTATGACTGCCCCATTCGCACAAAAGATTTTCTCATTCCCACCGAGTATAAAAAGCTTAGATTCAGTTGAGACACTTTACAATGCATAATATGAAACAAAATGATTTACTAAAAAATTTTCGTATCAAAATAATTAAATTTTCTATCATTCTTACCATCGTCGTTATCATAACCGGTATTTTCATCCACGTACTATCACACTCTAAACATCTTAGTTCCTTTCTGGTATTCGATTTTTTCGCTCTTATAACTCTCGCTATAACACTCTTTCTTTTCGAAAAGAAATTGGAGTTTTTGCCACTTTTCTTGATCGGCAACTATATAATTTTAATCTTGCTTGTCTATTTTGTCACCAAGTACGAATTTAATCCTTATGCTATTGTCTGGTATCCTCCCATCGCCATGTCAGCCATGATTCTTGCCAGGTTGAAAATTGGTACACTCATCACCTTCATCACTTTGGCTGCTGCAATATTGCTTTTTCACACCACTATTCCGTACATACAAGCTTCCATATATCTTTCTATCATTGCTGCAGCTCTCTTTGGATGGATTATAGAACAGAAACTGTTCGAATTTGCCCAAAAATATCAACAAATTACTGAAAATCTCTACAAACTCTCTACAACGGATCCTTTGACTCAGCTCTATAATCGCCGTTTTTTTTTCGAAGAGTGCACGAAAAAGATCAATCTGGCAAAACGCAAATCTCTTCCAATCGCTCTGCTTTCCATAGACTTGGACCATTTTAAGCAGATCAATGACCAATATGGTCATGCCCAAGGTGATGAGATTCTTACCAGTTTCGCCAAAATTTTACAAAAGAGTTTGCGGGGGTACGACATCGTCGCACGTATGGGTGGCGAAGAGTTTGCCGTATGTATCATCGATGAAAATTTGAACAACGTACGATTCATAGCCAATAAAATTTTAGAAAACGTTCGAAAAATTGAGGTCGCTCCATCAAACAACCTCAGTGTCAGCATTGGCATAGCTTTTTCAAAACCCCATGAAAACATCAATTTGCAACAGCTGCTGATACAAGCGGATAAAGCTCTGTATCGCGCTAAAGAGCGCGGACGAGATCGGATCGAGGTTTATGAAGAAAAAAATTGATTTTGCCAAGTATAGTTCCATTAAAATAGGTCCCATAGCAGATGTCGAGCTGATCGAACAGATCGATCCACAATTTGAAGAGTACTTTTTGATCGGCGGAGCCAACAATCTTTTGGTCTCACCAAACCCTCCAAGACTCGCTAGTCTCTCAAAAGCTTTCGACTATATCCGAATCGATGGGGACAAACTCAAAATTGGTGCTGCAACACCAACTGGAAAAGTAGTCTCATTTTGCAAAAAACATGATATTGGTGGATTTGAGTTTTTGAGCAAGCTTCCCGGAACCATCGGGGGTGCCGTGAAGATGAATGCTGGTGTCAAGGAGTATGAAATAAAAAACCTTTTGCTTGGTATCGAAACAGCCAAAGGCTTTCTTCCGGCAAAGGCTCTTGGTTTAAGCTACCGAAAAAGTAGTATCAACGCCATTATCTATGAAGCGGTGTTTCGTATCGAAAAAGGCTATAATGAAGCTCTTCGCCAAAAACTGCTGTCACTTCGATCCAATCAGCCAAAGGAGCCAAGTGCCGGAAGTGTTTTTAAAAATCCACCTGGTGAATATGCTGGGAGGCTTATTGAAGCTGTAGGTCTTAAAGGCAAGCGGATCGGTGATATGGCTTTTAGTCCTGTACATGCCAATTTTTTGATCAATTACGGCAAAGGTACCTTTACAGAAGCGGTGGAACTCATCACGATAGCAAAAGAGAAAGTTTTACAAAAATATGGAATTGTTTTAGAAGAAGAAGTGATTATCGTTTAGGGGAAAAAACCCCCTAAAGTTTTATGCAGCTGCCGCTTTTTTTGCAGCTTCCAAAGCCTCTTCGTAATTAGGCTCTTCAGTGATCTCTGGAACGAGTTGCTTGTATACAACGTTTCCGTCTTTATCGATAATGAAAATAGCTCTTGCAAGGATTCCTTTGAGTGGTCCTTCAGCGATTACAACACCATATTTTTCACCGAAATCTCTGTTTCTATAGTCACTTGCAACAGTTAGGTTTTCAACACCTTCAGTCGAACAGAATCTTTTGCTTGCGAACGGAAGGTCCATGGATACTACAGTAACATCAACGCCTTCAATGTTTGAAGCTTCTTCGTTGAATTTTCTTGTTTCAGTAGCACACACTGGAGTGTCAAGAGATGGAACTACAACGATCATCTGAACGTTTCCTTGTGCACCACCCACTTTTTTCTCTTCAAGACCTGTTGTAACAACAGTAGCCTCAGGAGCTTTATCTCCTACGTTTACTTCATTTCCTTCCAAATTTACTGGATTTCCTTTTAGTGTAACAGTTGCCATATGCAACCTCCTTTTTCATTTTTTGTTTTGGAGCAGATGCTCATAAAGAAATTATAGCTCAAATAAGACAAATTTTCTCTCATTTTTTCTTTGAAGAGAAAATGGGGGCCAATATGTTACCTTTTTACACAAAACAGCTTCTTGGAATGGCAACAAGAGCATCCATATCGGTAAAATCGTTCATCAAAAATGCTTCCACTGCCGCCCTTCCTATCATAGCTGCATTGTCACTGCAATATTCAAGTTTTGCAAAAGCGATAGGAATGGCTCTTTTTGCACACTCTTGTTCAAAGGCTTTGCGAAGGGCCATATTTGCACTGGCTCCTCCTACGATGGCAAAATCGGAAGGTTTGTAAATTTCGCACGCTTTTTTCGTTTTTTGCAAAAGATGGGCAATTGCCGCTTTTTGAAAAGAGGCAGCGATATCTGCCATATCCTGCTCACTGAGATTTTCCATCTCACTCAGTGCCAGGCGCACGGCATTTTTCAAACCTGAATAGCTAAAGGCCAACTCTTTTGCATTTTTGAGTGGAATTGGGAAATCAAATCTATTTGCATCACCCTTTTGAGCCAGTTTTTCGATGACAGGCCCTCCAGGGTATCCAAGCCCCATCATCTTCGCCACCTTATCGAAACTCTCTCCAAAACTGTCATCCAGTGTCGTTGCCAAAACCTTGATATCTTTATACCCTTTGACATCAAGTATCATCGTATGGCCTCCGCTGACAAGGAGTACCATTTTTGGCAAAACAGCCTCTTTTTCGATAAAGAGCGAATAGACGTGACCGATGAGGTGATTGACGCCAATAAGCGGCACATTCAGGGCCAAATGAAGCGCCTTTGCCATCATGATGCCCTCAAGAAGGGTAACAGAGAGACCAGGCTCATTGGTAACAGCAATCGCTTTGATTTGTGGTAAAAACTCTTTTGCCTCTTCCAAAATTTTCGGCAATGCCTCGGCATGGAGCCTGCTTGCAAGCTCTGGGACTACTCCTCCATACTCGCTGTGTGCAAGCTCTTGGGATATTTTTTTGTGAAATAGAAGTTTATAATCTTTAATCCTTGTTATGGCGATAGAGCTATCGTCACAACTGCTTTCGATACTCAAAATCATATCGGCTCCGATACAACACTGGGATCTCTTTTGGCCCACTCCAGCACCCATGGCCACTTGCCATAGCCGCTTTTTTCATTGATATGCCCTGCATCTTGCAAAATGAGCATCTCGCAACCAAAATGGTTTTGCAAATAGTGGGCCTCTTCAAGGCGTAGGTATGGGTCGTTCGTCGAAACCACCAACTGCACCTCTTGTGCAAAAAGGTTTTTAGGTAAAACGTGTGGGAAAAACTGCTCCAGAAGTTTTATATCGGTATGCTTGCTTGGAGGTGCCACAAGGAGTAACCGCTCAACCTCATCAATCTCACCCTCTTCACACAACGCCATCCATACGGTACACGCAAGTGAATGACATATTACGGTTGTTGGCTTAAAATTTTTCAAATGCTTTTTAAACTGACTCATCCATTTACTTTTATTAGGATGGTGAGGATGATGGATAAGGGGAAAACTAACCGTTCCATACTCTTTGGCCAGTTCACCAGCCAGCCAGCTTTGCCAGTGGGGATAGTCGCTTCCTCCCCATCCGTGTAAAATCAAAAACCTATCCATCCTTTTTCTCCTCAACTTCTGCCTCTATCGGCTCCTCTTTTTTGTTCTCTATCTCTTTTGGAAGCTCTTTCGTCTCTCCTTTGAGTACGCCAAGCAGGCGTTGCTCTTGCTCAGGAGTGAGTTTTCCTTCTGCGATCGTATCGATGATCTTATTGGCGATTGCCACTTTCGCCTCGTTCTCTTTGAGACGAAAATATTTTTCCAAATTGTCGTGATAGGCGATAAGTTTGTCTTTTCTCTTTTTGTAAAAGTACAGCACGATCAAAACTACAACTAATATGATCACCAGTGCGATCAAAGAAAAAAGCAAAAACTGCTTTTTGAGTTCAAGCTCTTTTTGTGCGATAATCTTTTGATTTTGCAGTTCCAAAAGCTCTTTTTGCTTTTTGAGTTCCAGCTCTTTGAGTTTATATGTTTGCTCAATTTTTTGGAGTTCCAAAGCCTGCTTTGCTTTGATTTTGGCAATCTCCACCTCTTTTTGGGCTTCATTTTTGCTTCTTTGCAGTGCCAGCTTTTCTATCTCTTGCTGCATTTTTGTGAGTGCCAGCTCTTTTTGCTTATCCGCCTCTTCTCTAGCCTTTTGCAGTCTAGCTTCAATTCTCGCTTTTCTTTCCAAAAGCTCATCTTTTTTTTGTTCAAGTTTTTGCGTACGCTCCATACAGCCACTAAAAAGCAAAACGATCAATAAAAGATTAAAGAGTTTGAACATAGCCGCGCACCTTTTTGTCTATTGCAAATATAGCTTCCACGCTCTGCACTTCTGTATCGAAAAATTTCTCTATACTTCGCAAAACAGCCTCTGCAATAAACCCAAAAGCTTTCTGACCTTCGATAAATTGTTCGATTGCCGCTTCATTGGCCGCATTGACTACAACACCAAGTTCAGGGCGCTTGAGAAGCCGCTCTTTTATCTGCCATACAGGATAACGTTTTTGGTCAATTGGCTCAAAGGCTGTCTTTATCTTAAAAATATCTACAGATTCCAGGATTGGCTGATTACTGATACCAAGAGCATAGGCAATGGGAAGTTTCATATCGGGTATGCTCGCATGAAATGTGGTGCTGCCGTCTATAAATTCCACAATTCCATGAACAATCGAGCTTGGCTCAATCACTCCATCAATATTGTCACATCCAAAAAGCCAGTAGGCTTCCAAAACTTCAAAAAGCTTATTGACCATGGTTGCACTGTCGATGGTGATTTTCGTTCCCATACTCCAGTTGGGATGTTTCAGGGCGTCCTGCAGTGTAGCGCTCGCAATCTTTTCTATCTTCCAGTCGCGAAAAGCCCCGCCACTGGCCGTCAAAATGAGTCGTTTTGGTTTGAAACTGTTTTGCAAAAGGTACCAAAGTCCAAAATGTTCACTATCGATCGGCGTAATTTTGGAGGTATCTATAAATTTTCCCGCCACTACAAGCGACTCTTTGTTGGCCAAGGCCACTCGTTTGCCAAGTTCGATAGCTTTGAGTGTGGGCCGAAGTCCCAAAAATCCCACAAGAGCGTTGACAACCAGTTCACTCTCACACATTGCAAGCGCTGCCAAAATCCCATCTTCACCATGCAAAACGACAGGAGCATCAATCTTACATGGATTAGCGGTAACGACAATTCTTGGGTGGAAAATCTCTATCTGCTTTTTCAAAAACTCGATGTTGTTTCCAGCTACCAGTACCTCAACTTCGATTCCAAACTGCTTACAAATTTTCAGCGTATTTGTTCCGATCGAACCAGTGGAGCCAAGAAGCGCTATTTTCATAGCAGTCCTCTTAGCAGTATCACCATTGTTGGCGCTGCAAATAGATATCCATCCACTCGGTCAAGAATCCCTCCGTGGCCCGGCAAGATATTGCCACTATCTTTGACTCCGGCTCTTCTTTTGAGATAGCTCTCAAAAAGATCCCCAAAAACGCCAGCAAATGAAGCCAAGAGCGATATCACGATAGATTGCCACAACTCCACCAGTTGTACTCCATACCAGCTTCCAAAAATTGTGGCGACAATCACTCCACCAAAGACACCCTCCCATGTCTTTTTGGGAGAGGTCTTACAAAAAGGGTGTTTGCCTATGGCCCGTCCTGTAAAATAGGCTCCTACATCAGTCAAAGCCACAACGATGACAAGCCATACAAGCGCTTCCATACCAAAATCGTGGTACAAAGAGAGCAAAAATAGAAAGGAGGCCATTGGATAGAGAAAAGGTAAAAACTTCTTTGAATCCTTGTCTTGCGTAAAGGCTTCGTAGCCGGCAAAGACAAGTGCAACCAAAAAGAAGAGATCATCAGGGTTGGGATAGAATGATGCGACAATCCAGGTAAAAAATGCCCAAAAATAGAGAGAATTGTAGTTTTGCATTCCATACAATCGCATCGCTTCATAAAATGCAAGCAAAAAGATTATGCCAAAAAAGAGCCATGTGAGAAAAAAACTATCGATCCAGGCAACAAGGGCGACAACTGCAATTAAAACCACTCCTGTTACCATTCGTTTGGCAAATTCACTCATTCAATCCCTTTTTTATTCAATTGTAACACGGATCGTCTTATATTTTACA
The Nitratiruptor sp. SB155-2 genome window above contains:
- the recA gene encoding recombinase RecA; the protein is MDTNKQKALDLAIKQIDKAFGKGALVKLGDKQIEPIESISTGSLGLDLALGIGGVPKGRIVEIYGPESSGKTTLALQIIAEAQKKGGVAAFIDAEHALDVLYAKNLGVDIDNLLVSQPDFGEQALDIVETIARSGAVDVIVIDSVAALTPKAEIEGEMGDSHMGLQARLMSQALRKLTGVVHKMDTTVIFINQIRMKIGAMGYGTPETTTGGNALKFYASVRVDVRRIATLKQGESQIGNRVRAKVVKNKVAPPFRQAEFDIMFGEGISKEGELIDYGVKMDIIDKSGSWFSYKDIKLGQGRENAKAYLKEHPEVAQEIENEIRRAMGMDDSVMMVPENEMSEE
- a CDS encoding menaquinone biosynthesis family protein, producing the protein MSTYTVAHSPDADDIFMFYAIKFGWISSKEIRFENIALDIETLNEKALENFYDITAISFALYPKIRNEYALLKTAVSFGQGYGPKLIKKKGKRLKKNFKVALSGRYTTNAMLFRIAYPEARPVYMNFLEIEKAVLDGNVDAGVLIHESILNFDESLEVEREIWDIWVELAKKELPLPLGGMALRRSIPLNKAIESERMLIKAVEVAHNHGKLLSRMLLERNLVRVDDKQLEKYLSLYANEHSIEMNERQYEALDTLFAIGYEHGLYDCPIRTKDFLIPTEYKKLRFS
- a CDS encoding GGDEF domain-containing protein; translated protein: MKQNDLLKNFRIKIIKFSIILTIVVIITGIFIHVLSHSKHLSSFLVFDFFALITLAITLFLFEKKLEFLPLFLIGNYIILILLVYFVTKYEFNPYAIVWYPPIAMSAMILARLKIGTLITFITLAAAILLFHTTIPYIQASIYLSIIAAALFGWIIEQKLFEFAQKYQQITENLYKLSTTDPLTQLYNRRFFFEECTKKINLAKRKSLPIALLSIDLDHFKQINDQYGHAQGDEILTSFAKILQKSLRGYDIVARMGGEEFAVCIIDENLNNVRFIANKILENVRKIEVAPSNNLSVSIGIAFSKPHENINLQQLLIQADKALYRAKERGRDRIEVYEEKN
- a CDS encoding UDP-N-acetylmuramate dehydrogenase, with the protein product MKKKIDFAKYSSIKIGPIADVELIEQIDPQFEEYFLIGGANNLLVSPNPPRLASLSKAFDYIRIDGDKLKIGAATPTGKVVSFCKKHDIGGFEFLSKLPGTIGGAVKMNAGVKEYEIKNLLLGIETAKGFLPAKALGLSYRKSSINAIIYEAVFRIEKGYNEALRQKLLSLRSNQPKEPSAGSVFKNPPGEYAGRLIEAVGLKGKRIGDMAFSPVHANFLINYGKGTFTEAVELITIAKEKVLQKYGIVLEEEVIIV
- the tpx gene encoding thiol peroxidase; this encodes MATVTLKGNPVNLEGNEVNVGDKAPEATVVTTGLEEKKVGGAQGNVQMIVVVPSLDTPVCATETRKFNEEASNIEGVDVTVVSMDLPFASKRFCSTEGVENLTVASDYRNRDFGEKYGVVIAEGPLKGILARAIFIIDKDGNVVYKQLVPEITEEPNYEEALEAAKKAAAA
- the tsaD gene encoding tRNA (adenosine(37)-N6)-threonylcarbamoyltransferase complex transferase subunit TsaD, yielding MILSIESSCDDSSIAITRIKDYKLLFHKKISQELAHSEYGGVVPELASRLHAEALPKILEEAKEFLPQIKAIAVTNEPGLSVTLLEGIMMAKALHLALNVPLIGVNHLIGHVYSLFIEKEAVLPKMVLLVSGGHTMILDVKGYKDIKVLATTLDDSFGESFDKVAKMMGLGYPGGPVIEKLAQKGDANRFDFPIPLKNAKELAFSYSGLKNAVRLALSEMENLSEQDMADIAASFQKAAIAHLLQKTKKACEIYKPSDFAIVGGASANMALRKAFEQECAKRAIPIAFAKLEYCSDNAAMIGRAAVEAFLMNDFTDMDALVAIPRSCFV
- a CDS encoding RBBP9/YdeN family alpha/beta hydrolase, translated to MDRFLILHGWGGSDYPHWQSWLAGELAKEYGTVSFPLIHHPHHPNKSKWMSQFKKHLKNFKPTTVICHSLACTVWMALCEEGEIDEVERLLLVAPPSKHTDIKLLEQFFPHVLPKNLFAQEVQLVVSTNDPYLRLEEAHYLQNHFGCEMLILQDAGHINEKSGYGKWPWVLEWAKRDPSVVSEPI
- the dxr gene encoding 1-deoxy-D-xylulose-5-phosphate reductoisomerase, with protein sequence MKIALLGSTGSIGTNTLKICKQFGIEVEVLVAGNNIEFLKKQIEIFHPRIVVTANPCKIDAPVVLHGEDGILAALAMCESELVVNALVGFLGLRPTLKAIELGKRVALANKESLVVAGKFIDTSKITPIDSEHFGLWYLLQNSFKPKRLILTASGGAFRDWKIEKIASATLQDALKHPNWSMGTKITIDSATMVNKLFEVLEAYWLFGCDNIDGVIEPSSIVHGIVEFIDGSTTFHASIPDMKLPIAYALGISNQPILESVDIFKIKTAFEPIDQKRYPVWQIKERLLKRPELGVVVNAANEAAIEQFIEGQKAFGFIAEAVLRSIEKFFDTEVQSVEAIFAIDKKVRGYVQTL
- a CDS encoding phosphatidate cytidylyltransferase; translated protein: MSEFAKRMVTGVVLIAVVALVAWIDSFFLTWLFFGIIFLLAFYEAMRLYGMQNYNSLYFWAFFTWIVASFYPNPDDLFFLVALVFAGYEAFTQDKDSKKFLPFLYPMASFLFLLSLYHDFGMEALVWLVIVVALTDVGAYFTGRAIGKHPFCKTSPKKTWEGVFGGVIVATIFGSWYGVQLVELWQSIVISLLASFAGVFGDLFESYLKRRAGVKDSGNILPGHGGILDRVDGYLFAAPTMVILLRGLL